One Deltaproteobacteria bacterium genomic region harbors:
- the cobT gene encoding nicotinate-nucleotide--dimethylbenzimidazole phosphoribosyltransferase, with translation MSKTPGHSLPNLHACDTLLAEKTMPAGSLGVIEDIARRLAFIHNTLKPEVLRPTIIVFAADHGIAAEGVSAYPQSVTASMVTNFLRGGAAINVLARQSQAELLVVDAGVNAKLASHSGLISARVGSGTQNFLHGPAMSKAQLETAMLHGRTLVNEVYEQGCNTIGFGEMGIANSSAAAVIMSQLCGVPLRQCVGPGTGLDDRGLQHKIAVLETAMARAPKLSKPEDVIAYFGGFELAMMCGAMLRASELRMAQLVDGYCSTAAFLVAHAIDPHLVDYSFFSHLSAEPGHALALEHLGVKALLQLSMRLGEGTGCAVALPLLRMATALVREMATFDEAQIAKVSRAAKDAGSQQD, from the coding sequence ATGAGTAAGACACCCGGTCACTCGCTACCAAACCTGCATGCATGCGACACTTTACTGGCAGAGAAGACGATGCCGGCGGGTTCTCTTGGAGTGATCGAAGACATAGCGCGACGTCTTGCCTTCATCCACAATACGTTGAAGCCTGAGGTACTGCGCCCGACCATCATTGTCTTTGCTGCTGACCACGGCATTGCAGCGGAGGGGGTCAGCGCTTATCCGCAAAGTGTCACGGCGTCTATGGTGACCAATTTTTTGCGCGGAGGTGCGGCCATCAATGTGCTGGCGCGCCAGAGTCAGGCAGAACTTTTGGTGGTCGATGCTGGCGTCAATGCCAAGCTTGCGTCCCACTCAGGTCTGATCAGCGCCCGCGTCGGTAGTGGCACGCAAAACTTTCTCCACGGCCCAGCGATGAGCAAGGCTCAGCTTGAGACGGCTATGCTACATGGGCGCACATTGGTTAATGAGGTCTATGAGCAGGGGTGCAATACGATAGGCTTCGGCGAGATGGGCATCGCCAATAGTTCAGCAGCCGCTGTGATCATGAGTCAACTGTGTGGTGTTCCGTTACGCCAATGTGTGGGGCCGGGGACTGGTCTTGATGATCGGGGCTTGCAGCACAAGATCGCGGTGCTGGAGACGGCTATGGCCCGTGCTCCCAAGCTGAGTAAGCCCGAAGACGTGATTGCTTATTTTGGTGGCTTTGAGCTGGCCATGATGTGTGGCGCGATGCTTCGCGCAAGTGAGCTACGCATGGCGCAACTCGTAGATGGGTACTGTTCCACGGCAGCGTTCTTAGTGGCACACGCCATCGATCCGCATCTTGTTGACTACAGCTTTTTCTCCCATCTCTCGGCAGAGCCCGGGCATGCCCTGGCTTTGGAGCATCTAGGCGTGAAGGCTCTATTGCAGCTATCCATGCGTCTCGGTGAGGGCACCGGATGTGCGGTTGCCTTGCCGCTCCTGCGGATGGCCACGGCACTGGTGCGTGAGATGGCAACCTTTGATGAAGCGCAGATTGCGAAGGTATCACGCGCGGCAAAAGATGCGGGGAGCCAGCAAGACTGA